Proteins from one Setaria italica strain Yugu1 chromosome V, Setaria_italica_v2.0, whole genome shotgun sequence genomic window:
- the LOC101772171 gene encoding psbP domain-containing protein 5, chloroplastic isoform X2 yields the protein MAAALLSSPPSLSSPTSQSSLRPRGALGAGTCVPPPRRRVLVFASSSRKPAAGNRGLEVERRRLLMSGLVSSFAIVLPISESYAAMETDEDVKMNTQVDEINAYSFLYPVELPGKKFSFKWVVSRKPERYSSAAPLSPDARQRIVSERVDMIHNVVISVSIGPPNSRFLPSKDKSSWDPKDVADCILADRSTLKVTTGQRMTESSVLDAHCTEVDGEPYWYYEYLVRKSPTASAPEPNLFRHNVACTVERDGYLYSLNASTLSKQWESMGPFLQKTVASFRLLPPTESYVPPYKDPWRFW from the exons ATGGCGGcggctctcctctcctctcctccctctctgtcGAGCCCCACCTCCCAGTCCTCGCTTCGCCCAAG GGGCGCGCTCGGCGCGGGGACGTGCGTGCCACCACCGCGGAGGAGGGTCCTTGTGTTCGCCTCTTCCTCTCGCAAACCTGCCGCCGGGAACCGCGGGTtggaggtggagaggaggcGCCTGCTCATGTCCGGGCTCGTGTCTTCTTTCGCAATCGTCCTCCCAATTTCAG aatcatatgctgccaTGGAGACTGACGAAGATGTGAAGATGAACACGCAGGTTGATGAGATCAATGCATATTCTTTTCTTTACCCTGTCGAACTGCCAGGAAAGAAATTCTCCTTCAAATG GGTAGTGTCCAGAAAACCGGAGCGATATTCCTCCGCAGCACCACTATCGC CTGATGCACGTCAACGTATTGTATCGGAGCGAGTTGACATGATACATAATGTTGTCATCTCAGTCTCG ATTGGGCCACCAAATTCACGTTTTTTACCTTCAAAAGACAAGAGTTCATGGGATCCAAAAGATGTGGCAGATTGCATTTTGGCTGATAGATCTACCCTG AAGGTAACGACTGGCCAGCGCATGACAGAGAGTTCTGTCCTTGATGCACACTGCACAGAG GTTGATGGAGAACCGTACTGGTATTACGAGTATCTAGTTCGGAAATCACCAACAGCATCT GCACCAGAACCAAATTTGTTTCGACATAATGTAGCCTGCACTGTTGAGCGAGATG GGTACCTGTACTCACTGAATGCTTCCACTCTCAGCAAGCAGTGGGAATCT ATGGGGCCTTTTCTACAGAAGACTGTGGCATCTTTTCGCCTTCTTCCCCCTACAGAAAGCTATGTTCCTCCTTACAAGGATCCTTGGAGATTTTGGTGA
- the LOC101772171 gene encoding psbP domain-containing protein 5, chloroplastic isoform X1, which produces MAAALLSSPPSLSSPTSQSSLRPRSRGALGAGTCVPPPRRRVLVFASSSRKPAAGNRGLEVERRRLLMSGLVSSFAIVLPISESYAAMETDEDVKMNTQVDEINAYSFLYPVELPGKKFSFKWVVSRKPERYSSAAPLSPDARQRIVSERVDMIHNVVISVSIGPPNSRFLPSKDKSSWDPKDVADCILADRSTLKVTTGQRMTESSVLDAHCTEVDGEPYWYYEYLVRKSPTASAPEPNLFRHNVACTVERDGYLYSLNASTLSKQWESMGPFLQKTVASFRLLPPTESYVPPYKDPWRFW; this is translated from the exons ATGGCGGcggctctcctctcctctcctccctctctgtcGAGCCCCACCTCCCAGTCCTCGCTTCGCCCAAG GAGCAGGGGCGCGCTCGGCGCGGGGACGTGCGTGCCACCACCGCGGAGGAGGGTCCTTGTGTTCGCCTCTTCCTCTCGCAAACCTGCCGCCGGGAACCGCGGGTtggaggtggagaggaggcGCCTGCTCATGTCCGGGCTCGTGTCTTCTTTCGCAATCGTCCTCCCAATTTCAG aatcatatgctgccaTGGAGACTGACGAAGATGTGAAGATGAACACGCAGGTTGATGAGATCAATGCATATTCTTTTCTTTACCCTGTCGAACTGCCAGGAAAGAAATTCTCCTTCAAATG GGTAGTGTCCAGAAAACCGGAGCGATATTCCTCCGCAGCACCACTATCGC CTGATGCACGTCAACGTATTGTATCGGAGCGAGTTGACATGATACATAATGTTGTCATCTCAGTCTCG ATTGGGCCACCAAATTCACGTTTTTTACCTTCAAAAGACAAGAGTTCATGGGATCCAAAAGATGTGGCAGATTGCATTTTGGCTGATAGATCTACCCTG AAGGTAACGACTGGCCAGCGCATGACAGAGAGTTCTGTCCTTGATGCACACTGCACAGAG GTTGATGGAGAACCGTACTGGTATTACGAGTATCTAGTTCGGAAATCACCAACAGCATCT GCACCAGAACCAAATTTGTTTCGACATAATGTAGCCTGCACTGTTGAGCGAGATG GGTACCTGTACTCACTGAATGCTTCCACTCTCAGCAAGCAGTGGGAATCT ATGGGGCCTTTTCTACAGAAGACTGTGGCATCTTTTCGCCTTCTTCCCCCTACAGAAAGCTATGTTCCTCCTTACAAGGATCCTTGGAGATTTTGGTGA